CCGGCAGGCTGATCACGCTGGCGCCGGCCAGGGTCGCAGTCAGCAGGACCGCCGCCAGGCTGGAGTAGGAAACCATCGCGAACACGGCGCCGACCAGGGCGTCGAGCAAAATGTCGCCGGTGAGCGAGGCGAAAATCACTTTCACCCCTTGAGCGTGGGTGATCGGCGTGGCTGCCTCGACGATCAGTTGCAACGCCAGAATGATCAACCCCAGGCCGATGCTGACGCGGCCCATTTGCCCGAGCCGCGTCTGCTTGCGCGAAAGGAAGAAAATCACCCCGAGAAAGATCAGCAGTGGCGACAGCCAGGACAGGTCGAAAGTCAGCACTCGCGCCATCAGCGCCGTACCGACGTCGGCCCCGAGCATGGTCGCCAGCGCCGGAGTCAGCGCCATCAGGCCTTGACCGACAAACGATGTGACGAGCATCGCCGTGGCGTTACTGCTTTGGACCATCGCGGTCACGACGATCCCCGCGATAAACGCCAGCCAGCGCTTGGACATGTTCTGGCCGATGACGTGGCGCAGGTTGGAACCGTAGACCCGCAAGATGCCGGTTCGGACGATGTGCGTGCCCCAGATCAGCAAGGCCACGGCTGAGAGCAGATTGAGCAGGGTGAGCATACTGGCCCCCTGTGGTGGTAGCGCCCCAAAGGAGCAAGTTGACGGTGCCGCGCGACTTTCTACGTTCTGTACTTAAGCTGTAGTTGGCTAACGGTCTGGGCGCCAGCATCGCATAGCTAAAGAAGTGATTGAAACAAAACTGTCATGAAATCAGCTCCGTGCGGAAAATGAACAAGGGACCCGAAGGTCCCTTGTTCACTGCATGACTGTGGCGAGGGAGATTGCTCCCGCCGGGTCGCGTAACGGCCCCGTTACCGGCAGGTCCGATACGTTTACGCCTGCTGCGCAGTCGAGCGGGAGCAAGCTCCCTCGCCACAAAGCTCGTTTACCACAGAGCTTTTTCTCCTCCGGGTTACTGGCCCGGAATGTCCTTGCGCAGTTTCACCGGGTCTTGCTGCTTTTTCTTTTTCGCAATCGCGGTGCGCATTTTGATGTTGATCGCCTCTACCGCCAGCGAGAACGCCATGGCGAAGTAGACGTAGCCTTTTGGTACATGCACGTCCAAAGATTCGGCAATCAGCACCATACCGACGATCAAGAGGAACGACAGCGCCAGCATCTTCAGCGAAGGGTGCTTGTCGATGAACGCGCTGATCGTGCCCGAGGCCAGCATCATCACCAGTACCGCTACGACGATCGCCGCGACCATGACCGGTACATGGGAGACCATGCCGACGGCGGTGATCACCGAATCCAGCGAGAACACGATGTCGATGATCGCGATCTGGATGATGGTGTAAAGGAAGTTGCCGCCCTTGAGGTTTGGCTCGTCGTCGGTCTCGTCTTCACCTTCCAGCGCGTGGTACATCTCTTGCGAGCTCTTCCACAGCAGGAACAGACCACCGAAGAACAGGATCAGGTCACGCCCGGAGATACCCTGGCCGAACACTTCGAACAAGTCGGCAGTGAGGCGCATGACCCAAGTGATCGACAACAGCAACAGGATCCGCGTGACCATGGCCAGCGCCAGGCCGAAAATCCGGGTGCGCTGTTGCATGTGCTTGGGCATGCGGCTGACCAGGATCGAAATCATGATGATGTTATCGATACCCAGGACGATTTCCAGGGCGGTCAGGGTAAAGAAGGCAACCCAGATTTCAGGGTTGGTCAGCCATTCCATGTGTATTCCTTTGAGCGAGTGTTAAACCACAAAGGGTCCGGGCTTCAAACCGCGAAGCCTGGACCCGAAGTGGTGAGTCTTGGGCTTATAGAGTGCTGAACAGCGGAAAAATCCCCATCAGCAATGCAGCAATCAGTATGCACATGCAAACCAGCACGGCCCATTTCAGGGTGAAGCGCTGGTGATCACCAAAATCAATGCCGGCCAGGGCCACCAACAAGTAAGTCGAGGGTACCAGCGGGCTCAACAAGTGGACGGGCTGACCGACGATCGAGGCACGTGCCATTTCCACCGAGGTTATACCGTAGTGGCTGGCGGCTTCCGCAAGTACCGGTAACACGCCGTAATAAAATGCGTCGTTGGACATGAAGAAGGTGAACGGCATGCTCACCAACGCCGTGATCACAGCCAGGTACGGGCCGAGGAAATCCGGGATCACCGCCAACAGACTTTTCGACATGGCATCGACCATGCCGGTGCCCGACAGGATACCGGTGAAGATACCCGCGGCAAAGATTAGTCCGACAACCGCCAGCACGCTACCGGCGTGGGCCGCGACGCGATCCTTCTGCTGTTGCAGGCACGGGTAGTTGACGATCATCGCGATACTGAAAGCCACCATGAACAGCACTGGCAACGGCAACAGGCCGGCGATCAGGGTGCACATCAGGCCCAGGGTCAAGGCGCCGTTGAACCAGATCAGTTTCGGACGACGGGCGTCCGGGAACTGCGACACGCTGATTTCGCTGTGATCGATTTCGTCGCCGACCAGGTGCAGCTCACCCAGACGCGCACGCTCACGTTTACCGTAGAAAAAAGCAATGGCCAGGATCGCCACCACACCGGCCGCCATCGCCGGAATCATCGGCACGAAGATGTGCGACGGGTCCACGTGCAGCGCACTGGCGGCGCGGGCGGTCGGGCCGCCCCATGGCGTCATGTTCATCACGCCACCGGCGAGGATGATCAGGCCGGCCATGATCCGCGGACTCATGCCGATGCGGCTGTAGAGCGGCAGCATGGCGGCCACGCAGATCATGTAGGTGGTCGCGCCGTCACCATCGAGGGAAACGACCAGCGCCAGTACGGCGGTGCCGACCGACACTTTCAACGGGTCGCCCTTGACCATTTTGAGGATCTTGCGCACGGCCGGGTCGAACAGGCCGGAGTCGATCATCAAGGCGAAGTACAGAATGGCGAACATCAGCATCACGCCGGTCGGCGCGAGCTTGGTGATGCCTTCGAGCATCATCGGGCCGATTTTCGGGCCGAAACCGCCAAACAGGGCAAAGACGATTGGAATGATGATCAAGGCGATCAGCGCGGACAGGCGCTTGGTCATGATCAGGAACATGAACGTGATGACCATGGCGAAGCCAAGGAAAGTCAGCATGGGAATACTCCAGGCGTAGCGCGGCTAGGGAATGGGCGGACCGGGCGAGATCAGCGCAGAACGGGAAGCACGAAGCGTACGGGCGGAGTTGCAGCGAAGCGGCGGATAGAAGAGGACATCAGAATCACCATTGTTGTTGTTAAATGGGCTGTGCGAGCGATATAGCGCTGGCATTGGCCAACCGGTCTGTTGCCGGCAGTGAGGGGATCCTAATCGGGGAAGCTTTCAGCCAGCTTTCGCTGGTGAAAGCATTGACCGGATGTGCGACCGGTCGTCGGAGCGCGTTGAGGCCTTCGCGCACATTGCGGCACGGATCATCCCTGTAGGAGCACGGATCAGGAGGAACAGGCATGGTCAAATTTCATACAGGCGGCTGTCACTGCGGGCAACTGCGCTATCAATTCAGCGGGCCTCTGCACGATATCGCCCACTGCCATTGCTCGATTTGCCGGCGGGTCAGCGGCGGAATCGTGACGACATGGATCACCGTTCCAGCATCGGCGTTTCAATGGCTGGCCGGGACGCCAGCGCGGTACGACTCTTCACCAACCTGCGCGCGATATTTCTGCGGCCACTGTGGGGCGCAACTGGCGCTGGTGACACACCTGAGCCCAGAAAGCATCGACGTCACCATCGCCACCCTCGATCAGCCCGAACAGGCGCCCGCCGAGCGGCACATCTGGACCGACAACCGCTTGCCGTGGCTGCACCTGGACGAGCACTTGCCGGGTGAGGCCGAAGAAACGATTTGATCAAAAAATAGACAGGTTCAGCGGCCGAACCGCACCCATCCAGATCGCGTGCTCGCTGTGGTCCAGCAAATCGTCGCCAGTGTCCGGGTGCAGGAACACCACTAAACCCTTGCGATTGAGCGCCAGCCACGGCAGTACATCGCCGATCAGCTCCGGGCCGAAGGCCAGTTGGCAGCTCCAGTCCGGGTGCGGGCCGACCGGGCGTTCATGAACGCGGCCCATCTTCAGCGGGAACAACTGCGCCGCTTGCTCACACAAAGACCGTGCCTGATCAATCGTGCTGGCATCGAAATAGACATGAGCGTGATAGCCCTTGATCCGGTGCATGTGAATCCCTCTAAATCTCAGTCGAACCCTTATCGTTCCGTGCATGTCACACGACATATACGCAGAAAAACAAGGGAGTTCAGCCATGAAAAACGCCGAAACGCCGGTGGTGAAAGTGGTGCTTTATGGTGCCATGAGTAGCCTGGGGAGTGCGCTAATGGCTGAAATGCTTCGGCGCCAACATGAAGTGATCGCCATTCTCGATGACCTGACCGCGCTGGCACCGCGTCCGGGTTTGCGTACCAAGACGGGTGATCTGTTCGAGGCAGAGCGGGTGAAGCAAAGTGTGGCCGGAAGTTCGGTTGTCATTTGTTTACTGGACGCACCAGGGCTGCCATTCAACAGTGAGTACGTGGAGAAAACCATCGTGCCCGGCCCGGTCGAGCAGGTGCTGGCGGTGGACGCGTTGATTGAAGGCATGCAAGCGGCGGGTATCGCGCGGTTGTTTCTGGTGGGGGATTTTGAGGTTCTGGACGATCCAGAGATAGAAGACGGGTTGCAACGCCACGCCGCCGAAGAAATCCGCGAAGCGCTGCAAAGCAGTGCCTTGCACTGGACGATGGTAAACGCCCCACGCGGCGTGCCGGGTTTGACCATTGAGCACTTCAGTCAGATTGGCGGCAATCTTGAGCC
The Pseudomonas sp. MYb327 DNA segment above includes these coding regions:
- a CDS encoding TerC family protein, encoding MEWLTNPEIWVAFFTLTALEIVLGIDNIIMISILVSRMPKHMQQRTRIFGLALAMVTRILLLLSITWVMRLTADLFEVFGQGISGRDLILFFGGLFLLWKSSQEMYHALEGEDETDDEPNLKGGNFLYTIIQIAIIDIVFSLDSVITAVGMVSHVPVMVAAIVVAVLVMMLASGTISAFIDKHPSLKMLALSFLLIVGMVLIAESLDVHVPKGYVYFAMAFSLAVEAINIKMRTAIAKKKKQQDPVKLRKDIPGQ
- a CDS encoding GFA family protein translates to MVKFHTGGCHCGQLRYQFSGPLHDIAHCHCSICRRVSGGIVTTWITVPASAFQWLAGTPARYDSSPTCARYFCGHCGAQLALVTHLSPESIDVTIATLDQPEQAPAERHIWTDNRLPWLHLDEHLPGEAEETI
- a CDS encoding NAD(P)H-binding protein yields the protein MKNAETPVVKVVLYGAMSSLGSALMAEMLRRQHEVIAILDDLTALAPRPGLRTKTGDLFEAERVKQSVAGSSVVICLLDAPGLPFNSEYVEKTIVPGPVEQVLAVDALIEGMQAAGIARLFLVGDFEVLDDPEIEDGLQRHAAEEIREALQSSALHWTMVNAPRGVPGLTIEHFSQIGGNLEPGLAEPLARLARTAVGIADELQLNLHIGDHVNFIATDS
- a CDS encoding DOPA 4,5-dioxygenase family protein; this encodes MHRIKGYHAHVYFDASTIDQARSLCEQAAQLFPLKMGRVHERPVGPHPDWSCQLAFGPELIGDVLPWLALNRKGLVVFLHPDTGDDLLDHSEHAIWMGAVRPLNLSIF
- a CDS encoding CitMHS family transporter gives rise to the protein MLTFLGFAMVITFMFLIMTKRLSALIALIIIPIVFALFGGFGPKIGPMMLEGITKLAPTGVMLMFAILYFALMIDSGLFDPAVRKILKMVKGDPLKVSVGTAVLALVVSLDGDGATTYMICVAAMLPLYSRIGMSPRIMAGLIILAGGVMNMTPWGGPTARAASALHVDPSHIFVPMIPAMAAGVVAILAIAFFYGKRERARLGELHLVGDEIDHSEISVSQFPDARRPKLIWFNGALTLGLMCTLIAGLLPLPVLFMVAFSIAMIVNYPCLQQQKDRVAAHAGSVLAVVGLIFAAGIFTGILSGTGMVDAMSKSLLAVIPDFLGPYLAVITALVSMPFTFFMSNDAFYYGVLPVLAEAASHYGITSVEMARASIVGQPVHLLSPLVPSTYLLVALAGIDFGDHQRFTLKWAVLVCMCILIAALLMGIFPLFSTL